One Jannaschia sp. GRR-S6-38 genomic window carries:
- a CDS encoding DUF6356 family protein has protein sequence MTQIAQFVRAFHDHPASVDESYFGHMRFALGFAGALLLAGGAALVHAFVPPLFETTASRIVKRLHARLIARH, from the coding sequence ATGACCCAGATCGCCCAATTCGTCCGCGCCTTCCACGACCATCCCGCCAGCGTCGACGAGAGCTATTTCGGCCATATGCGGTTCGCGCTGGGCTTCGCCGGGGCGCTCCTGCTGGCGGGCGGCGCGGCGCTGGTTCACGCCTTCGTCCCGCCGCTCTTCGAGACGACCGCGAGCCGGATCGTCAAGCGCCTGCATGCGCGTCTCATCGCCCGGCACTGA
- a CDS encoding Lrp/AsnC family transcriptional regulator yields the protein MSGSIDEIDRRILRQLQCDTTLSLDALAERVSLSRNACWRRIRRMEADGIIRERVAHLDAARLGLGLSVLVLIRVGAHEPAWLAKFQAVVAAMPEIQGAHRMTGDLDYVLRVRVRDMADYDRFYKALIGRVGVADISASFVMEDIKDTTALPI from the coding sequence ATGAGCGGATCCATCGACGAAATTGACCGCCGCATCCTGCGCCAGCTGCAATGCGACACCACGCTGTCGCTCGATGCGCTGGCCGAACGGGTCAGCCTGTCGCGCAATGCCTGTTGGCGGCGCATCCGGCGGATGGAAGCCGACGGCATCATCCGCGAGCGCGTGGCCCATCTGGACGCGGCCCGGCTGGGGCTGGGCCTGTCGGTGCTGGTGCTGATCCGCGTCGGCGCGCATGAGCCGGCCTGGCTGGCGAAGTTCCAGGCGGTCGTGGCGGCCATGCCCGAGATCCAGGGCGCGCATCGGATGACCGGGGACCTCGATTACGTCCTGCGGGTGCGGGTGCGCGACATGGCGGATTACGACCGGTTCTACAAGGCGCTGATCGGCCGGGTCGGGGTGGCCGATATCTCGGCCAGCTTCGTGATGGAGGATATCAAGGACACCACGGCGCTGCCGATCTGA
- a CDS encoding hydantoinase/carbamoylase family amidase produces the protein MPDAARFLADLDALRAIGARGTGVVRRAFDEADIHARRWLADRFADAGLEARIDPAGNVWGLRGRLLIGSHIDTQPEGGWLDGALGVIAGLEVARGNPGVSVVAFQDEEGRFGATTGSEIWSGTLTLAEADALTDLDGLTFGAARAALPATGAMPDPSRFSAYLEPHIEQGPVLDAAGEAVGVVTAIVGLRQVTVTLTGAQNHAGTTPMHLRRDALRGLSDADHAIRAALAPLVTPASVWTIGHVALHPNAPSAVPGRARFTVQWRDAETARLDAMEAAIRAALEDVTRTAGLGLEISATTALPPTAMDPGLRAVLRDAAAAHAPDRWREMPSGALHDATNVARLMPAGMLFAPSIGGISHDFAEDTGRDDLAICLAVLAEAAARLT, from the coding sequence ATGCCCGATGCCGCCCGCTTCCTCGCCGATCTGGACGCGCTGCGCGCCATCGGCGCGCGGGGCACGGGCGTCGTCCGCCGCGCCTTCGACGAGGCCGACATCCACGCCCGCCGCTGGCTGGCCGACCGCTTCGCCGATGCCGGGCTGGAAGCGCGGATCGATCCGGCGGGCAATGTCTGGGGCCTACGTGGGCGGCTGCTGATCGGCAGCCATATCGACACCCAGCCCGAGGGCGGATGGCTCGACGGGGCGCTCGGCGTGATCGCGGGGCTGGAGGTGGCGCGCGGCAATCCGGGCGTCTCGGTCGTGGCGTTCCAGGACGAGGAAGGCCGCTTCGGCGCGACCACCGGCTCCGAGATCTGGTCCGGCACGCTGACCTTGGCAGAGGCCGACGCGCTGACCGATCTCGACGGCCTGACCTTCGGCGCCGCTCGCGCGGCCCTGCCCGCGACCGGCGCGATGCCCGATCCGTCCCGCTTCAGCGCCTATCTCGAGCCGCATATCGAGCAGGGCCCGGTGCTCGACGCGGCGGGCGAGGCCGTGGGCGTGGTCACCGCCATCGTCGGGCTGCGGCAGGTCACCGTCACGCTGACGGGCGCGCAGAACCACGCGGGCACGACGCCGATGCATCTGCGCCGCGACGCGCTGCGCGGCCTGTCGGATGCCGATCACGCGATCCGCGCTGCGCTGGCCCCGCTGGTCACGCCCGCCTCGGTCTGGACCATCGGCCATGTCGCGCTGCATCCCAACGCGCCCTCGGCGGTGCCCGGGCGCGCGCGGTTCACCGTCCAGTGGCGCGACGCCGAGACGGCCCGCCTGGACGCGATGGAAGCGGCGATCCGGGCGGCGCTGGAGGACGTGACGCGCACCGCCGGGCTGGGGCTCGAGATCTCCGCCACCACCGCCCTGCCCCCGACTGCGATGGACCCGGGCCTGCGCGCGGTGCTGCGCGACGCCGCCGCGGCCCACGCCCCGGACCGCTGGCGCGAAATGCCGTCGGGCGCGCTGCACGACGCGACCAACGTGGCGCGGCTGATGCCCGCGGGGATGCTCTTCGCGCCGTCGATCGGCGGGATCAGCCACGATTTCGCCGAAGACACGGGCCGCGACGACTTGGCCATCTGCCTCGCGGTGCTGGCCGAGGCGGCCGCGCGCCTGACCTGA